From Burkholderia sp. WP9, a single genomic window includes:
- a CDS encoding manganese catalase family protein: MFVHNKRLQYTVRVAMPNPGLANLLLEQFGGPQGELAAACRYFTQAVSEDDPGRRDMLFDIATEELSHLEIVGSIVAMLNKGAKGQLAEGVEQEAELYRSLTGGGNDSHTTALLYGGGPALTNSAGVPWTAAYIDTIGEPTADLRSNIAAEARAKIVYERLINVTDDPGIKEALGFLMTREIAHQKSFEKALHSIQPNFPQGKLPGVPEFTNVYYNMSDGDDAPRGPWNEGPGWDFVDKPQPAVDGGDGLASVQVSEQEVEVLSAMASRTASATGTDPVTGADLGAGQDAAVAK; encoded by the coding sequence ATGTTCGTACACAACAAGCGACTTCAATACACCGTCCGTGTAGCGATGCCCAATCCCGGTCTGGCCAATCTGCTTCTTGAACAGTTCGGCGGCCCGCAAGGTGAACTGGCCGCGGCGTGCCGCTATTTCACGCAGGCGGTGAGCGAGGACGATCCCGGCAGGCGAGACATGCTGTTTGACATCGCGACGGAAGAACTTAGTCATCTGGAGATCGTCGGCTCGATTGTCGCGATGCTCAACAAGGGCGCGAAGGGTCAACTTGCCGAAGGCGTGGAGCAGGAGGCCGAGCTTTACCGTTCACTCACGGGAGGCGGCAACGATTCGCACACTACCGCTTTGCTCTACGGTGGCGGCCCGGCCTTGACCAATTCGGCGGGCGTGCCGTGGACGGCTGCCTACATCGATACGATCGGCGAGCCGACCGCGGATCTGCGGTCGAATATCGCTGCGGAGGCCCGAGCAAAGATTGTCTACGAGCGGTTGATCAATGTGACCGACGACCCGGGTATCAAGGAGGCGCTCGGCTTTCTCATGACGCGCGAGATTGCGCATCAGAAATCGTTTGAGAAAGCCTTGCACTCTATCCAGCCCAACTTCCCGCAGGGGAAATTGCCCGGCGTTCCAGAATTTACCAACGTTTATTACAACATGTCCGACGGTGACGACGCGCCGCGCGGCCCGTGGAATGAAGGTCCCGGTTGGGACTTCGTCGACAAGCCGCAGCCGGCGGTGGACGGCGGCGATGGTCTCGCGAGCGTTCAGGTTTCGGAACAGGAGGTCGAGGTGTTGAGTGCGATGGCGTCGCGAACGGCTTCCGCGACTGGAACCGACCCTGTCACCGGGGCTGACCTCGGCGCCGGGCAGGATGCCGCGGTAGCGAAGTAA
- a CDS encoding EAL domain-containing protein produces MQSSYNLWLVVISFAVATLASYTALDLTGRIFLLASPRARRAWRLGGAAALGVGIWSMHFIAMLAFSLPIPLGYDFATTAASLGLATGASYLALHITTHKQLTAGRLLAGGVVMGCGIAGMHYVGMAAMQMTPGIVYQPAWFAGSLAIAVGASSAALWLARALSDDDARHVVRKRLAAALVMGVAISGMHYAGMAAAEFPAGAVCGAAKGVNTTWLATSVILFTFAILTVTLMLSRFDARTTFLVGSVSRLNGQIVQLATLDALTGLPNRSTLTERIEHAIQRAQRQRSMCAVLFMDLDGFKTINDSLGHSVGDQVLTAFAQRLLLCVRASDTVARLGGDEFVVLAENLGSREDAGALADGVLDRMRMGMWTDSQPLQVMPSIGIALYPHDGDSVDTLLKHADAAMYEAKRAGRSTFRFFERSMNEAAMRTLQIQNALHDALAAGHFSLHFQPKFNGSGESLAGAEALIRLHHPQLGEVTPLEFIPIAERSGQIVQIGYWVVRETCRQIRHWIAQGLPSMKVAVNLSPRQMLQPTLVASMLEIVQAEGVECSQIMFEITETVAMQDAPKTIEMIRQFQACGFEIAIDDFGTGYSSLAYLQRFRVKQLKIDRFFTNGLDAHGPEGSAIVSAIIALAHSLEMDVVAEGVETESQLDMLRTMMCDEMQGFLLGKPLNANDFGNLLRERMIAA; encoded by the coding sequence ATGCAGAGCTCATATAACCTTTGGCTGGTGGTCATTTCGTTCGCCGTCGCGACGCTCGCGTCCTATACGGCGCTCGATCTGACCGGCCGCATCTTCCTGCTGGCCTCGCCACGTGCGCGGCGCGCATGGCGCCTGGGCGGCGCCGCGGCACTCGGTGTCGGCATCTGGTCGATGCACTTCATCGCCATGCTCGCCTTTTCGCTGCCGATTCCGCTCGGCTACGACTTCGCGACCACCGCCGCTTCGCTCGGACTCGCGACCGGCGCTTCGTATCTGGCGCTGCACATCACGACCCATAAACAATTGACGGCAGGCCGGCTGCTGGCGGGCGGCGTGGTGATGGGATGCGGCATAGCCGGCATGCACTACGTCGGCATGGCGGCGATGCAGATGACGCCAGGCATCGTTTATCAACCGGCGTGGTTCGCCGGCTCGCTGGCCATCGCCGTCGGCGCGTCGAGCGCCGCGCTGTGGCTTGCGCGCGCGCTCAGCGACGACGACGCGCGCCACGTGGTGCGCAAGCGTCTCGCCGCGGCGCTGGTGATGGGCGTCGCGATCAGCGGCATGCATTACGCCGGCATGGCCGCCGCCGAGTTTCCGGCTGGTGCCGTGTGCGGCGCGGCCAAGGGTGTGAACACCACGTGGCTCGCGACCTCGGTGATCCTGTTCACCTTTGCCATTCTGACCGTCACGCTGATGCTGTCGCGTTTCGATGCGCGCACAACCTTTCTGGTCGGCTCGGTGTCGAGACTGAATGGCCAGATCGTGCAGCTCGCCACGCTCGACGCCCTGACCGGACTGCCGAACCGCAGCACGCTGACCGAGCGCATCGAACACGCGATCCAGCGCGCGCAGCGGCAGCGCTCCATGTGCGCGGTTCTCTTCATGGACCTCGACGGCTTCAAAACGATCAACGATTCGCTCGGCCACTCGGTCGGCGACCAGGTGCTGACCGCGTTTGCGCAGCGCCTGCTGCTGTGCGTGCGCGCGAGCGACACGGTGGCGCGGCTCGGCGGCGACGAATTCGTGGTGCTGGCGGAAAACCTCGGCTCGCGCGAAGACGCCGGCGCGCTGGCCGATGGCGTGCTCGACCGGATGCGCATGGGCATGTGGACCGACTCCCAGCCGCTCCAGGTCATGCCGAGTATCGGCATCGCACTCTATCCGCATGACGGCGACAGCGTCGACACGCTGCTCAAACACGCGGACGCGGCCATGTACGAAGCCAAACGCGCGGGCCGCAGCACCTTTCGCTTCTTCGAGCGCAGCATGAACGAAGCGGCCATGCGCACGCTGCAGATTCAGAACGCGTTGCACGACGCGCTCGCCGCCGGCCATTTCTCGCTGCACTTCCAGCCGAAGTTCAACGGTAGCGGCGAGTCGCTCGCGGGCGCCGAAGCGCTGATCCGCCTGCATCATCCGCAACTCGGCGAAGTCACGCCGCTCGAGTTCATTCCGATCGCCGAGCGCTCAGGGCAGATCGTGCAGATCGGCTACTGGGTCGTGCGCGAAACGTGCCGGCAGATTCGCCACTGGATCGCGCAAGGTTTGCCGTCGATGAAAGTGGCGGTCAACCTGTCGCCACGCCAGATGCTGCAGCCGACCCTCGTCGCGAGCATGCTCGAGATCGTCCAGGCCGAAGGCGTGGAATGCAGTCAGATCATGTTCGAGATCACCGAAACCGTGGCCATGCAGGACGCACCCAAAACCATCGAGATGATCCGCCAGTTTCAGGCATGCGGCTTCGAGATCGCGATCGACGACTTCGGCACCGGCTATTCGAGCCTCGCTTATCTGCAGCGTTTTCGCGTCAAGCAACTGAAGATCGACCGCTTCTTTACCAACGGGCTCGACGCGCACGGACCGGAAGGCAGCGCGATCGTGTCGGCGATCATCGCGCTTGCGCACTCGCTGGAAATGGATGTGGTGGCCGAGGGTGTCGAAACCGAATCGCAACTCGACATGCTGAGGACGATGATGTGCGATGAGATGCAGGGCTTCCTGCTCGGCAAGCCGCTCAACGCCAACGACTTCGGCAATCTGCTGCGGGAAAGAATGATCGCTGCGTGA
- the dapA gene encoding 4-hydroxy-tetrahydrodipicolinate synthase, producing MSIFSGIWVPLITPFADGAVDHAALRALVRRYTGAGIAGLVALGTTGEPAALDAAEQDAVLATILDEAQAAARHAQDARALPVVVGVSGNHTASMRERIEQLNPLPIAGVLMAAPYYIRPSQAGIVDHFTALADASEKPVVLYDIPYRTGVRLELDTLLTLAAHPRIQAIKDCAGSLDTTLALIRDGRLRVLAGEDINILSTLCLGGSGAIAASAHLRPERFVALYRALAAGRLDEGRRIFHALAPLIQALFAEPNPAPVKAMLAAQGLIRDELRMPMTRASSALRERLEALAERERIESREAAASV from the coding sequence ATGTCTATTTTTTCGGGTATCTGGGTTCCGCTCATCACGCCGTTCGCCGACGGCGCCGTCGATCACGCCGCCTTGCGCGCGCTGGTACGCCGCTATACAGGCGCGGGCATTGCCGGGCTGGTCGCGCTCGGCACGACCGGCGAACCGGCCGCGCTCGACGCCGCCGAACAGGACGCCGTGCTGGCGACGATTCTCGACGAAGCGCAGGCCGCCGCTCGCCATGCGCAAGACGCGCGGGCGCTGCCGGTGGTGGTCGGCGTGTCGGGCAATCACACGGCGAGCATGCGCGAGCGCATCGAGCAGCTGAATCCGCTGCCGATTGCCGGTGTGCTGATGGCCGCCCCGTACTATATCCGGCCTTCGCAAGCCGGAATTGTCGATCACTTCACAGCGCTTGCGGATGCGAGCGAGAAGCCGGTGGTGCTGTACGACATTCCGTATCGAACCGGCGTGCGGCTCGAACTCGACACGCTGCTCACGCTTGCCGCCCATCCGCGGATTCAGGCGATAAAGGATTGCGCCGGTTCGCTCGACACCACGCTCGCGCTGATTCGCGACGGCCGCCTGCGGGTGCTCGCGGGTGAGGACATCAATATATTGAGCACCCTGTGTCTGGGTGGCAGTGGGGCGATTGCGGCGTCCGCGCATCTGCGGCCCGAGCGCTTTGTCGCGCTATATCGCGCGCTGGCGGCAGGGCGGCTCGACGAAGGCCGGCGCATTTTTCACGCGCTCGCGCCGCTGATCCAGGCGCTGTTCGCCGAACCGAACCCCGCGCCCGTCAAGGCAATGCTCGCCGCGCAAGGACTGATACGCGACGAACTGCGCATGCCGATGACGCGTGCCAGCAGTGCGCTGCGCGAGCGGCTCGAAGCGTTGGCTGAACGGGAGCGGATCGAATCGCGGGAAGCCGCGGCGTCGGTTTGA
- a CDS encoding aspartate carbamoyltransferase: MSVPQQAFLRDAMRRLNMTRDTFASRIGVSRRALDTWLLPDDSQESRAMPEIVERFVSEIVVHGEPGEKYTQSVDSQSLASQMLFEGKPQLLSVDQFSRDSVEALFRVADIMQPIARRRKISRVLEGAVLGNLFFEASTRTRVSFGSAFCRLGGSVCDTTGFTFSSMAKGESIYDTSRVMSGYVDALVIRHPEQGSVAEFARATNVPVINGGDGPGEHPSQALLDLYTIQREFSRLGKIVDGAHIALVGDLKYGRTVHSLVKLLALYRGIKFTLISPPMLEMPSYIIEQISRNDHVIEQTHDLTAGLRGADVVYATRIQKERFTDESFEGYTPDFQINQALVDSVCGADTLIMHPLPRDSRPGANDLSVDLNHDSRLAIFRQTDNGIPVRMAIFAVLLGVEKLVQHSMRDAAWRPPAYLGPDDAVFHGID; this comes from the coding sequence ATGAGCGTCCCGCAGCAAGCCTTCCTACGCGACGCGATGCGTCGCCTGAATATGACGCGCGACACGTTCGCGAGTCGCATCGGGGTGTCGCGCCGGGCGCTCGATACCTGGCTCCTGCCGGACGATTCGCAGGAATCGCGGGCCATGCCGGAAATCGTCGAGCGTTTCGTGTCGGAAATCGTCGTGCATGGTGAGCCGGGAGAAAAATATACGCAAAGCGTAGATTCGCAGTCGCTCGCGAGCCAGATGCTATTCGAGGGCAAGCCGCAGTTGCTCTCCGTGGATCAATTCTCGCGCGACTCAGTGGAAGCGCTGTTCCGCGTGGCCGACATCATGCAGCCCATCGCCCGCCGCCGCAAAATCTCCCGTGTGCTGGAAGGCGCGGTGCTCGGCAATCTGTTCTTCGAGGCCAGCACACGGACCCGTGTGAGTTTCGGCTCGGCGTTCTGCCGGCTAGGCGGCTCGGTCTGCGACACCACCGGCTTCACCTTTTCGTCGATGGCCAAGGGCGAGTCGATCTACGACACCAGCCGCGTGATGAGCGGCTATGTGGACGCGCTGGTGATCCGCCACCCGGAGCAAGGCTCGGTGGCCGAATTCGCACGCGCCACGAATGTGCCGGTAATCAATGGCGGCGACGGTCCGGGCGAACACCCGAGCCAGGCGCTGCTCGATCTGTACACCATTCAGCGTGAGTTCTCGCGCCTCGGCAAGATTGTCGACGGCGCCCATATCGCGCTGGTCGGCGACCTGAAATACGGGCGCACCGTGCACTCGCTGGTCAAGCTGCTGGCGCTGTATCGCGGCATCAAGTTCACGCTGATTTCGCCGCCCATGCTTGAAATGCCGAGCTATATCATCGAGCAGATTTCGCGCAACGACCACGTGATCGAGCAGACCCACGACCTGACCGCCGGCCTGCGCGGCGCCGACGTGGTGTACGCCACGCGCATCCAGAAAGAGCGCTTTACCGACGAATCGTTCGAAGGCTACACGCCGGATTTCCAGATCAATCAGGCTCTCGTGGATAGCGTGTGCGGCGCCGACACACTGATCATGCACCCGCTGCCGCGCGACAGCCGGCCGGGCGCGAACGATCTGAGCGTGGACCTGAACCACGATTCGCGGCTGGCGATCTTCCGGCAAACCGACAACGGCATTCCGGTGCGGATGGCGATTTTCGCGGTACTGCTGGGCGTCGAGAAACTGGTCCAGCATTCCATGCGCGATGCCGCATGGCGTCCGCCGGCCTATCTCGGACCGGACGACGCGGTGTTTCACGGCATCGATTGA
- a CDS encoding alpha/beta hydrolase family protein, translating to MNKARAFWLILMLLLTTPAWAFQARVVAIPSVAMHKSLEATVVLPDQYARGKGADRFPVVYLLHGSGGDYTDWTSNSQIGKLADRYHVILVMPDGGHESWYIDSPVDPRSRYETYVGTEVVTYVDAHFRTIATRAARAITGLSMGGFGALHIALDRPDEFGAAGSISGAVDPRGCEDEPGIDRVFGDPTRHADFWNNEAIVENARSFGNAHIALTIDCGVNDSLVQSNRTLHERLVELGVPHDYAERPGGHTWKYWANAVQYQVLFFAGAFKRNGSSATSAAA from the coding sequence ATGAACAAAGCTCGTGCGTTCTGGCTCATTCTGATGCTGCTTTTAACGACGCCCGCCTGGGCATTCCAGGCCCGGGTCGTCGCCATTCCTAGCGTTGCGATGCATAAGTCGCTCGAAGCGACGGTCGTGCTGCCCGACCAATATGCGCGCGGCAAGGGGGCTGACCGCTTTCCCGTCGTCTATCTGTTGCACGGTTCGGGCGGCGACTATACCGACTGGACCTCGAATTCGCAGATAGGCAAGTTGGCCGACCGCTATCACGTGATACTCGTCATGCCCGACGGCGGTCACGAAAGCTGGTATATCGACAGCCCGGTCGATCCGCGCAGCCGATACGAAACCTATGTCGGTACGGAGGTCGTGACTTACGTCGACGCGCATTTCCGCACGATCGCGACGCGCGCGGCGCGCGCCATTACCGGCTTGAGCATGGGTGGATTCGGCGCATTGCATATCGCGCTGGACCGTCCGGACGAATTTGGCGCCGCGGGCAGTATCAGCGGAGCGGTGGATCCGCGCGGCTGCGAGGATGAGCCGGGCATCGACCGTGTTTTCGGCGATCCCACGCGGCATGCCGATTTCTGGAACAACGAGGCGATCGTGGAAAATGCGCGCAGTTTCGGCAACGCGCATATCGCTCTCACGATCGATTGCGGGGTGAACGACTCGCTGGTGCAGTCGAACCGCACGCTGCACGAGCGGCTGGTCGAACTCGGCGTGCCCCACGACTACGCGGAGCGGCCCGGCGGCCACACCTGGAAGTATTGGGCCAATGCGGTGCAGTATCAGGTGCTGTTCTTCGCCGGGGCGTTCAAGCGCAATGGGAGCAGCGCGACGAGCGCCGCGGCTTGA
- a CDS encoding aldo/keto reductase family oxidoreductase — MSNPILMDTFPLAGRPVRRMGYGAMQLAGPGVFGPPKDRHAALAVLREAVAAGVNHIDTSDFYGPHVTNQLIREALHPYSDDLVIVTKVGAVRGSDGAWLPALEPEDIERGVHDNLRNLGLDVIEVVNMRMMGNVHAPAEGSLEKQVTALAELQRRGLVRHIGLSNVTATQITEAQRIAEIVCVQNHYNLVHREDDTLIDDLAEKGIAYVPFFPLGGFTPIQSTALSDIARTLGATPMQVALAWLLHRSPNILLIPGTSTLGHLRENLQAAQLKLTDDVCARLDAIGGANGEA; from the coding sequence ATGTCGAATCCCATCCTTATGGACACGTTCCCACTGGCCGGCCGTCCTGTGCGCCGCATGGGCTACGGTGCCATGCAACTGGCCGGACCTGGCGTATTCGGGCCGCCGAAAGATCGCCACGCGGCGCTTGCCGTGCTGCGCGAGGCCGTGGCGGCGGGCGTCAATCACATCGATACGAGCGACTTCTATGGGCCGCACGTCACCAACCAGTTGATTCGCGAAGCGCTGCATCCTTACTCCGACGACCTCGTGATCGTCACCAAAGTCGGCGCCGTGCGTGGCAGCGATGGCGCGTGGTTGCCGGCACTCGAACCGGAAGATATCGAGCGTGGCGTGCACGACAATCTGCGCAACCTCGGGCTCGACGTGATCGAGGTCGTCAATATGCGGATGATGGGCAACGTGCATGCACCCGCTGAAGGTTCGCTCGAAAAACAGGTGACTGCCCTTGCCGAACTTCAACGGCGCGGGCTCGTGCGCCACATCGGCTTGAGCAACGTGACCGCCACGCAGATAACGGAGGCGCAGAGGATTGCCGAAATCGTCTGCGTGCAGAATCACTACAACCTCGTTCACCGGGAAGACGACACGCTGATCGACGACCTCGCGGAGAAGGGCATTGCTTATGTGCCGTTCTTTCCACTTGGCGGCTTCACGCCGATTCAGTCGACCGCGCTTTCCGACATTGCGCGAACACTCGGCGCGACGCCGATGCAGGTGGCGCTCGCCTGGCTGTTGCATCGGTCACCGAACATTCTGCTGATCCCCGGCACGTCGACATTGGGGCATCTGCGCGAAAATCTGCAGGCGGCGCAGTTGAAATTGACCGACGACGTGTGCGCCCGGCTGGATGCGATAGGCGGCGCTAACGGCGAGGCGTGA
- a CDS encoding LysR family transcriptional regulator — protein MELNDLAAFVSVARAGGFRDAARISNVSASSLSIAVRRLEAKLGLRLLNRTTRSVAPTEAGLRLIEKLTPLFSEMEAALDVLNVFRDKPAGTLKLNVPSSAARIVLPTLIAAFLKAYPDIRVEVVVEDGFVDVLSIGCDAGIRYDERLEQDMIAIPIGPRVQRFATAAAPGYLDEHGRPDHPGELLSHACLRGQFAGGAMPIWYFERDGEVLQLNPSGPLLVRPGAAIDLAISAAVAGVGVIHLFEDMLRAHLDSGALEPILEPWWQRFSGPFLYYPGRRHLPAPLRAFVDFLKALDPPA, from the coding sequence ATGGAATTGAACGATCTGGCGGCATTCGTCTCGGTTGCCCGCGCAGGCGGCTTTCGGGACGCCGCGCGCATCAGCAACGTTTCGGCGTCGAGTTTGAGCATCGCCGTGCGGCGTCTCGAAGCAAAGCTCGGTCTGCGCCTGCTCAACCGCACCACGCGCAGTGTGGCCCCGACTGAAGCCGGGTTGCGCCTCATCGAGAAGCTGACGCCGCTGTTCAGCGAGATGGAAGCGGCGCTGGACGTGCTGAACGTATTCAGGGACAAGCCGGCCGGTACACTCAAACTGAACGTGCCGTCGAGCGCCGCGCGGATCGTCTTGCCGACCCTCATCGCGGCGTTCCTGAAGGCGTATCCCGACATCCGCGTCGAGGTCGTGGTCGAAGATGGCTTCGTCGACGTGCTCTCTATCGGCTGCGACGCCGGCATTCGCTACGACGAGCGACTCGAACAGGACATGATCGCGATTCCCATCGGGCCGCGCGTGCAACGCTTCGCCACGGCGGCGGCGCCGGGCTATCTCGACGAGCACGGCCGACCCGACCATCCGGGCGAACTGCTTTCGCATGCGTGCCTGCGCGGCCAGTTCGCAGGGGGCGCAATGCCGATCTGGTATTTCGAGCGCGACGGCGAAGTGTTGCAGTTGAATCCATCGGGACCGCTGCTGGTGCGGCCCGGCGCGGCGATCGACCTGGCCATCAGCGCGGCTGTCGCCGGCGTGGGTGTCATTCATTTGTTCGAAGACATGCTGCGCGCGCATCTGGACAGCGGAGCGTTGGAGCCGATTCTGGAGCCTTGGTGGCAGCGTTTTTCAGGCCCGTTTCTCTACTATCCGGGGCGTCGCCATTTGCCGGCACCGTTACGCGCGTTCGTCGACTTTTTGAAAGCGCTCGATCCACCTGCCTGA
- a CDS encoding sensor histidine kinase — protein MTDTRVSPLRKFADFIRSERTRFTQQWMNAVFGDVDLIEADKLTYQQLADHLPEILEGLCAALDIEDLERVEPAIERDARKHGKVRWRQGYRIEELVRELDLFHQVLADALEEFAVLDDTFTRRHESRARRLIAETLSMVTLTSIKEVVSERDRKIDEYTGRLERANHELTLKQRLVSDLYESRMQITRSVVHDLRNFLNAFSIALQLIARAPAKADTALTLANRQAADMKQLVDQIVEYSVVLGDGAPLVLEQVDPRELYDELVTSSRPSIEAKGLTLRASYDPALTAVTSNRLKLKQIAVNLLSNAIKYTKSGEIELNFALAGESHWSIRVSDTGVGIAPSDADRVFDEFERAAGEDIPGTGLGLAIVKELCRVLNGHIDFVSREGVGTTFEIRFPLVIAEPQ, from the coding sequence ATGACCGATACACGCGTTAGCCCCCTGCGCAAATTTGCCGACTTCATTCGCTCGGAGCGCACCCGGTTCACCCAGCAGTGGATGAACGCCGTATTCGGCGACGTCGATCTCATCGAAGCGGACAAGCTCACTTACCAGCAGCTGGCGGATCATCTGCCGGAAATTCTCGAAGGCCTGTGCGCGGCGCTCGATATCGAAGATCTCGAACGGGTCGAACCGGCCATCGAGCGCGATGCGAGAAAACACGGCAAGGTGCGCTGGCGCCAGGGCTACCGTATCGAAGAACTGGTCCGCGAGCTCGATCTCTTTCATCAGGTGCTCGCCGACGCGCTCGAAGAATTCGCCGTTCTCGACGACACCTTCACGCGCCGCCATGAAAGCCGGGCACGCCGCCTGATTGCCGAAACGCTCAGCATGGTCACGCTCACGTCGATTAAAGAGGTGGTGAGCGAACGGGACCGCAAGATCGACGAATACACCGGCCGGCTCGAACGCGCCAATCACGAACTCACACTGAAACAGCGTCTGGTGAGCGACCTGTACGAGTCGCGCATGCAGATCACGCGCAGCGTGGTCCACGATCTGCGCAACTTTCTGAACGCCTTTTCCATCGCCTTGCAGTTGATCGCGCGCGCGCCAGCGAAAGCCGATACCGCACTGACGCTGGCGAACCGCCAGGCCGCCGATATGAAGCAGCTCGTCGATCAGATCGTCGAGTATTCCGTAGTGCTTGGCGACGGCGCCCCGCTCGTGCTCGAACAGGTCGATCCGCGCGAGCTCTACGATGAACTCGTCACGTCTTCACGTCCTTCGATCGAGGCCAAAGGGCTCACGTTGCGTGCCTCTTATGACCCGGCATTGACCGCGGTCACGTCCAATCGTCTCAAGCTCAAACAGATTGCGGTCAATCTGCTCTCCAACGCCATCAAGTACACGAAGTCCGGTGAAATCGAACTCAACTTCGCGCTGGCCGGCGAGTCGCACTGGTCGATTCGCGTCTCCGACACGGGCGTGGGTATTGCGCCTTCGGACGCGGACCGCGTGTTCGACGAATTCGAGCGCGCCGCAGGCGAAGATATTCCCGGCACGGGCCTGGGTCTCGCGATCGTGAAGGAGTTGTGCCGGGTGTTGAATGGGCACATCGATTTTGTGTCGCGCGAAGGTGTAGGGACCACGTTTGAAATTCGCTTCCCGCTGGTGATCGCGGAACCGCAATAA
- the dld gene encoding D-lactate dehydrogenase, whose amino-acid sequence MSAARAALANLPAGAAQGLVADLRNIVGKKHILTDDSATRRYRTGFRFGAGKALAVVRPGTVVEQWKVLQACIAANVIVITQASNTGLTGGSTPDGNDYDRDIVIVSTTRMKKVYVIDDGKQVVCLPGATLDQLEKVLKPLGREPHSVIGSSCIGASVFGGVCNNSGGALVQRGPAYTEMAAFARVDATGRLSLVNHLGIELGKTPDEILGRLERGEFSDADVRHDAGAGSDHGYATHVREIDADTPARFNADPQRLHEASGSAGKLMVFGVRLDTFPIEQNAKVFYIGTNLPDELTDIRRHALHDFKHLPISGEYLHRDAFDIAEEYGKDMFLAINYLGTSRLPALFGLKSRFDALFDRLGFLPAHFTDRVMQAASRLFPSHLPPRMKQYRDKYEHHLMLKVAADSVAETRAFLSGYFENATGGYFECTDEEGRKAFLQRFAAAGAAVRYRAVHAREVEDIVALDVALRRNDRDWIETLPPEIEQTISIKLYYGHFLCHVFHQDYIVRKGNDCLEVEHKMWTLLDRRGAEYPAEHNVGHLYHAKPQLAAFYQQLDPCNCFNPGIGQTSKFAKYREAAG is encoded by the coding sequence ATGTCAGCAGCGCGCGCAGCACTAGCAAACCTGCCGGCCGGCGCGGCCCAAGGCCTCGTTGCGGATCTGCGCAACATCGTCGGCAAGAAGCACATCCTGACGGATGACAGCGCGACCCGACGCTACCGCACGGGTTTTCGTTTCGGCGCAGGCAAGGCGCTGGCGGTGGTGCGCCCAGGCACCGTCGTCGAACAATGGAAGGTGCTGCAGGCATGCATCGCGGCGAACGTGATCGTCATTACGCAGGCTTCGAATACGGGCCTCACGGGCGGCTCGACGCCTGACGGCAACGACTACGATCGCGACATCGTGATCGTCAGCACGACCCGCATGAAGAAGGTGTATGTCATCGACGACGGCAAGCAGGTCGTCTGCCTTCCGGGGGCAACGCTCGATCAACTGGAGAAAGTGCTGAAACCGCTCGGCCGCGAGCCACATTCCGTGATCGGCTCGAGCTGTATCGGCGCGTCGGTATTCGGCGGGGTCTGCAACAACTCCGGTGGTGCGCTGGTGCAGCGCGGCCCGGCCTATACGGAAATGGCGGCATTTGCGCGGGTCGATGCGACGGGCAGACTGAGCCTCGTCAATCATCTGGGAATCGAACTCGGCAAGACGCCCGACGAGATTCTTGGCCGGCTCGAACGCGGTGAGTTTTCGGATGCCGACGTCCGGCACGACGCGGGCGCCGGATCGGACCACGGTTACGCGACTCACGTGCGCGAGATCGATGCCGACACGCCGGCGCGCTTCAACGCCGATCCGCAGCGCCTCCATGAAGCGTCGGGCTCGGCCGGCAAGCTGATGGTGTTCGGCGTGCGGCTCGACACGTTTCCGATCGAGCAGAACGCCAAGGTGTTCTATATCGGCACGAATCTGCCGGACGAACTCACCGATATTCGTCGGCACGCGCTGCACGACTTCAAGCATCTGCCGATCTCGGGTGAGTATCTGCATCGCGACGCCTTCGACATTGCCGAGGAATACGGCAAGGATATGTTCCTCGCGATCAATTATCTCGGCACGTCGCGGCTGCCGGCGCTGTTCGGCTTGAAAAGCCGGTTCGACGCGCTGTTCGATCGCCTCGGTTTTCTTCCTGCGCATTTTACCGACCGCGTCATGCAGGCCGCGAGCCGCCTGTTCCCGAGCCATCTGCCGCCGCGCATGAAGCAGTATCGTGACAAGTACGAGCATCACCTGATGCTGAAGGTCGCGGCCGACAGTGTCGCCGAAACGCGTGCGTTTCTTTCGGGCTACTTTGAGAACGCGACGGGCGGCTATTTCGAATGCACCGACGAAGAGGGCAGAAAAGCGTTCCTGCAGCGCTTTGCCGCCGCCGGCGCCGCGGTCCGCTATCGCGCCGTGCATGCGCGCGAGGTGGAGGACATCGTCGCGCTCGACGTGGCGCTGCGCCGCAATGATCGCGACTGGATCGAAACGCTGCCGCCGGAGATCGAGCAGACGATCTCCATCAAGCTGTACTACGGCCACTTCCTGTGCCACGTGTTTCACCAGGATTACATCGTCAGGAAGGGCAACGATTGCCTCGAAGTCGAACACAAGATGTGGACGCTGCTCGATCGCCGCGGCGCGGAATATCCGGCGGAACATAACGTCGGCCATCTGTATCACGCGAAGCCGCAACTCGCCGCGTTTTATCAGCAGCTCGATCCTTGCAACTGCTTCAACCCGGGAATCGGACAGACTTCGAAGTTCGCGAAGTACCGCGAAGCGGCGGGTTGA